Genomic window (Primulina eburnea isolate SZY01 chromosome 8, ASM2296580v1, whole genome shotgun sequence):
TTTCCCCACAAAAGCTTCTTCTTTTGGTCAGCTGACATGcatccggtaccaactaaattCTTATTAACTGCAGTTCCAATGAAAAAAACgacaaaaaaattcaatcaGCTACATTGGATATAAAGAGTCAAAGATAGTGATTAAATAGGTCCGCGAAAACATAATGGTAATAATGACAGCTACTACAGAAAATTTAGGTCCTAGCAGACACCTTACAATATGTTTGCTTCTGCTAACAAATCAGATACGCATTGACCTTGTATGTTGGTGTACTTGGGAGACGAATACAACCAAAAACTGCACACCACAGACTAAGCAAGGACAACGGTTTTACCAGCCATCGTATCACTTCGCTTAGTAACAGAGAAATGAGTATACTTGCGGAAATGGGTATAACACAATAGATTAAGACAATTAGCTTTCAATAAAAAGTAGCTTGGATAAAGTAATTGACCTACCCAATTCAGCTGCTCTCATAGCAGCGATTTTCGCAGCATCAATATCAGAATCTGTCACATACGACTGCTCGGAAGTACCTATTTCAGTAGTCCAGTAAGTTAAACTAATTTTCATCAGCTATACTTAGGATTAGAGACCGAGTGATAAGAATGAATAACAAACAAAAAGGAGATATACTTATGACTCCGACTACCAATGGCCAGTTGACAGCGGTTTTATCATTTGGGAGAGGTGTCACAACacaacatatcaaaatcagacaaaTAGGATATAAAGTTGCAATGGAAGTTGAAAAAGTATACCATCTGCTCCAGAAACTGAGACATCATGGCTAAATAACTTTGGCTTCTTCGTAAGAGAATCTTGATCATTACTGGAAAATGCCTTTGTACCATCAGAAATAGTGTGTTCCACTAGTTTTCCATAACATTGCTCCTTAAAGTTATCCCGATGATCATGTCCCCTCTTTTCTTCAATGGTCGTCTCACTATCCAGGGGCTTAACATCTCTTTGAGCTGCTTCTTTCCAGTGATGTCCGGAATTCTCTCTTCGGGAGGATGAATCATTTTGCTGGCCCTTTGGCTCATCATAAATGAATGAGTGATTACTTTTGTGATCCCCAGAACTCCTTCGACAATCTGTTTTCCCAACTTCATAATCTCTACCATCTCCCTGCCTATCTCTGTCTTTGAACCTGTTCCGGTCTTCACTATTAGCATGTCTCCTTCCATATCCAGCTCTATCAGATGAGTCATCGTCCCTGCTTCTGTGCCCTGAACCATCAGATTTTTTCCGAGAGTATATGTCCACGTCATTTGGATAGTCTCTAGATCCATGGTGA
Coding sequences:
- the LOC140839496 gene encoding uncharacterized protein isoform X3 produces the protein MDSKVIESVDSKAEFRKPLNDSAGRKYRRRSSLSGSSSSSDGSRRDRSSSPVPSKKNTAKVAEDKRKRDDGRGSDRDYDRSQSCRSSELYKHSDQQSSRSYHRHDEHRRRDKHVDDYDRGRSKSSYRSVRDLQDHHTLHSSRRERDHHGSRDYPNDVDIYSRKKSDGSGHRSRDDDSSDRAGYGRRHANSEDRNRFKDRDRQGDGRDYEVGKTDCRRSSGDHKSNHSFIYDEPKGQQNDSSSRRENSGHHWKEAAQRDVKPLDSETTIEEKRGHDHRDNFKEQCYGKLVEHTISDGTKAFSSNDQDSLTKKPKLFSHDVSVSGADGTSEQSYVTDSDIDAAKIAAMRAAELVNKNLVGTGCMSADQKKKLLWGNKKNTKIEESGHRWDTANFGDSERQEKFNKLMGVKGDATVGNQPDNPDVEKQREQLQLELERQYTAGLRRRDGRTVGLGL